The following coding sequences are from one Variovorax sp. RA8 window:
- a CDS encoding helix-turn-helix transcriptional regulator has protein sequence MRRLAKVLGFDSAWYGFLGWETSSAGNGVPSNSSNTGPVMHGTAALNLPGDFYQTWQAMSHEDLLLDQIRKAPRRVATYLRSQAVQTDGMMAMVDRYGIGSIATATQIRTDHQGSLFLACLRHGGSSVRRWHNGERDFLYASVEVLDRQIRQRADVTAATSGEGVELLVSAAGHCVFGGAGLLALGMDAEGPVRDKLQAAIRTALTRTGRLVADDLGLVITAKPAKVDDGAGLRRVHVRPLSPVSRLSPREAEVAALLTQGLSHKHVARHLGISPATVRNQTSQIYDKLGVHNRATLASVLASASPDRSSPP, from the coding sequence GTGAGGCGGCTGGCTAAGGTGCTGGGCTTTGATTCGGCCTGGTATGGGTTCCTGGGCTGGGAGACTTCAAGCGCGGGCAATGGCGTGCCGTCAAACTCAAGCAATACCGGCCCGGTGATGCATGGCACGGCTGCGCTGAACCTGCCGGGTGACTTCTATCAAACATGGCAGGCGATGAGCCACGAAGATCTGTTGCTTGATCAGATTCGCAAGGCCCCGAGACGAGTTGCCACGTACCTGCGAAGTCAAGCCGTGCAGACGGACGGGATGATGGCGATGGTGGATCGGTATGGCATCGGGTCCATCGCCACAGCCACCCAGATACGAACGGATCATCAAGGCTCATTGTTCTTGGCCTGTTTGCGCCATGGGGGATCGTCCGTGCGCCGCTGGCACAACGGAGAACGCGATTTTCTGTACGCATCGGTTGAGGTGTTGGACCGACAAATCCGCCAACGGGCAGACGTGACTGCCGCGACTAGCGGTGAGGGTGTTGAGCTGCTGGTCTCCGCTGCCGGGCACTGCGTCTTTGGCGGTGCCGGGTTGCTTGCCTTGGGAATGGATGCTGAGGGCCCCGTCCGCGATAAGTTGCAGGCAGCCATCCGAACGGCACTGACGCGCACCGGTCGACTCGTGGCTGATGATTTGGGACTGGTCATCACCGCGAAGCCAGCCAAAGTCGACGACGGCGCTGGACTTCGGAGAGTGCACGTCAGACCCCTGTCACCGGTCAGTCGGTTAAGCCCGCGCGAAGCGGAAGTGGCAGCACTCTTGACCCAAGGCCTCAGCCATAAACACGTCGCGCGCCATCTGGGTATTTCCCCGGCTACGGTGCGCAATCAGACGAGCCAAATCTACGACAAGCTGGGCGTCCACAACCGAGCGACGCTGGCCTCCGTCCTTGCTTCGGCCAGCCCCGACCGATCTTCGCCACCATAG